The DNA window CGGTTCAGGGCGCACGGCCTTCTTCCACGTCCATGAGGTCAAAGAACGTCACGATGTCCTCGCGGTCGCCCAGGCCCGCCTCCGCGCGCTGCTGGATGAGCCCTGGCGTGGCGGCATCCCGCCAGCCGCGTTTCATCATGAAGCCGTTGAAGAGCTCGATGTGCTCCTTGTCCGGCGTGCGCCCGTTTTCAAAGCACCATTCCAGCACTTCCTCATCCGTGCCGCCTTCCAGCGTGCGCTGGCTCAGCGCGGCGAAATCCACGCCCAGCAGGCAGCAGATGCGGTCATCAAAGGTGCGGCTGCCGGGGATCACATCCAGGTGATAACCCGGCGGCAGGCTGCCTTCCCGGGCATTCAGCCGGATCTTGTCCAGAATCCGGCCAAAAACCATGATGCCGCCAACCATGTCGCGAGGGGAACGAAGAGGAAATGCCATGCTCATCCTTAGCGCACGTTTCCCCCGCTGGTCAATGCTGCCGCAGCGCCTAAAAATGACCTTTCCTGAGCGGTTTTCCAGAGCCAGTCCCGGTCTGGCCACGTCGTAGGAGAACCCTTTGACACTGCGATGATGTCCAATCCCAGTCTCTCACGTGGGAGGCAACTCCGAACTTAGAGAATCTGCTGACTCCAGTTCTCCAGCGTCAGACCAGGCATGCGCTCAAAGTGACGGGTGTTTCCTGTGATGACAATGGCATTGTGCGCGCGGGCGATGGAACCAATCATCATGTCGGCATCGGCCAGACCTCGACCTATCTTTTCAATGTCCGCTTTAAACAACCCGAAAAACTGCGCCGCGTGCTGGTCCATGCCCAGCACGCGGAGAGTTTTCAAGAAGGCATCCACGGCACGTTTGTTTTCCAGCGGTTTGGCGGATTTCGCCGCGCCGTAATAAAGCTCGCAGGCGGTGATGATGGTGGTGGCCACTTCATCGTAAATACTTCGCCGCTTGCGGATAATTTCCTCACGGCCGCGCAGGATCTCGATGCAGTGGTCGGTATCCAGAATCCTCATAGGGTGATCTCGCGGCCAGGGGTGCGTGCCGCATAGAGGGCCTCAATTTCCGCCTCCACACTGACATCGGATTCCCAGGTGCCTGCGAGTTTGTCCCAGGCATCGGCTTGTTCATTCACGCGGTATTCATCCCAGTTTTCGATTTTCATAGGGGTGGCTGGTTTGTCGAATGAACGCTCAAGGCGGTGGATGATCTCTTTATTAAGGCTGCGGTGCGCACGCTCAGCCGCACTGCGAAGGCTCTCAATGAGCGTTTCAGGCAAGGATTTTAGCGTGAATGCTGTCATGGTTCCATTATGCAACCATTTTGATTTGGAGCAAGGATTATTTCAAGCTCAGGCTCTTGATGTACTGCACCAAGCTCTCTATCTGCGATTCATTGAGGATGCCGGCGTAGATGGGCATGCCGGTGTCGAATTTTTCAAAGCCCTTCACCACCTTGGCATTCGGGTCCGTGATGGATTCGCGGAGGTAGGCTTCATCGGCGAGGGCGGACTTGCCGCCTTTGCCGAGAATGCGCTCAGTGCCGCAGATGCCTTTCCAACTGGGGCCGACTTTGCCGACGGTGCTGCCGTCAATGCTGTGGCAGGCCATGCAGCCGATCATCTGGTAGAGCTTGGCCCCTTCTTCGATGATGGGCTTGACCAGGGAGATTCAGGTGCGGGGAGCCGCACTTGGCGCTGCGCTGGTAGCTCCAGCGCTCGGCGCTGGCAGGGTCGCTGGCCAGCTTCGCGTTAAAGCGCAGCAGCAGGCCCTTGTCCATGGGTGTCATTTCCTTCAACAGCACGCGCGGCTGGTCGGTGTAGCGCAGGCGGACGAGGCCGCTGAGCTTCTTCGCCGTCGTGCCCCAGACCTGGAAACCGACGACGTAAAGCTGGCCGTCGGCGGGATTCACTTGGGCATTGAGCGAGCCGAAATCGAAGTCGCGCTCAAAGCTCATGACGGTGGCCTGGGGGCGTGTAAATCGGTCGTTCATCAGCACGCGGAAAAGCTCGGGCCGGTTGTAACCGACGTGGATGAGCTCGTCATTGAGCGGGCCCATTTTGGCCCCGATGAGCCAGGTCTGGGTGGCACCGCTGGGGTTCACCGGATGCGGCAACCATACCATCGGCTCCGCAATCGTGGCGGGGTAAACTTCCTCCGGGGCGATGGTGGGCAGGTGACCGTAAAATTGGTTATTCCCGATGATCTGGATGGGCGTGGACGGGACGTAATTGCCCTGCTGGTCACTGGCGGTGACGAGGCCGGCTTTCGGGTTCACCCCGATCTCGGCTGTCTGGGCGAAGAGATTACAGAACATTTCATAACGGTCGGCCTCCTTGTCGCCATTGGTATCCACCAGTTTCCAGATGCCGCTGCGGTCATAGACAAACAGTTTGTCCTTTCGGGACACGATGCTCATCGGCTCATGCAGGCCGGAGGCGAAGCGCTTCCATGTCACCTTTTCCAGGTCGCCCTTCAGGCCGGAGATGAGCCAGACATCACCGTCGAAGGTGACGCCTGCGGCATCGCCCTGGTCATTGAGAAAGGTGATGTCGGCAAGGCGGACATTGCGCTTCCAGGGATTCGGGACGGACAGGGGGATTTCGTCGAGAACGTAGGCGTCCGGGGATTTGGAAAGGATGGCCTGGGTGGCGACGGTCTCGGGCCAGTGGACGAGAGAAAACGGATGTGTCTGACTCGCCGGATCATCAACGGATGACGGTGAGCCGCTGTAAGTGATCGTTAAAGAGGCATTTGTTTCGGAAGGCTCGATTTCGACATACTGAACATCTCCGCTCGTTTCTGGCGTGATTCGGGCCGGTGCATTTTTGTCTTTGTTCCACGCAAAACAGAGGTGTGAAGGCCATTTACAGGGGTGCCCAGCACGAGCATGACGTGTTTCGAGTGCGGCGGAAGCTGAATGTATCTCTGAACAGAAGGCTCTTTTTTCCCGTTGGTGATAAAATACCTGATCCCCCAGCTTTCATACCGCTAAAACTACTGCCCGATAGACCGCCACGCCCCACCTCATCCAGGCTGGGGCCGGGCTCGAGGGGGTCGGTGAAACTCGGCTTTTCGCCGATTTGCCAGCCAGGGTAAATGCCGGTGGTCAGCCACACATTGCCCACCGGTTTCGGCAGGTATTCCTGGCCGTCTTTGGTCTTTTGGCCGGCGATGTGGTAGGAGCCGGGGGCGAGGGCATCGGGGGTGAGGAGGGCTTTGTCTTCTTCACCTTCCCATATGGCGGAGATGCGAAGGAGGTCGGTATCGAAGCATGTCCAGAAATTATGGCCGATATTAAGAATCAGACCGCAGGGGGTGATGTTGATTTTTGGGGATGCCTTCGCCGAGATGGCGACAGTCGAGCAAGCTGTGCATCATGAATCATATAGCACACTGGAAACGTCGGGGGAGTTTGGCTGACATAAAGGATTGCCTTCAAGCCTATTAAAGATTTGCATCTTTTTGAACTGCCTGTAGTTTTGAGGCGCGCCCCTTTTTCAGTCGTACTCGTTAATATTTAACCTTAGAATGAAATTGTGATATTTAAAGATATTTGCGATAAATACTTATTCCAAAAATTAAGAGACCGAGGTTGGATGAGTTATCCCAAATCGACACCTTCAGTGGAGGCATTCAACGCAGCACTTGCCAACCTCAAGAGATCATTGAGTCCGAATCTAGCAGGAAAGACTCCGCCTTCTTCGAAGGATTATTATGCTCGTCTTCAAGCGATTCCTCTTCTGATCTGGTGGGGGGAGCGGAAGCTGGCAAACGCGTACGCGCAAGACATATTTACCAAAGAGACGGAGTCTGGGTGGCCCAAAGGAGATGAATTGCTAGAACTTGAGTTGACCCATCGTTTTCTGACCGCTGAGGATCTAATGCTGGATGATGTCGTGGAACGTCTACTCGTCCGAATTGAGGCTGAGGTAGCCGAGCTTCAGTCGCCACGGCCTAATGCTCAGGAAGTCTCCTCGCACTTGAAGACTCGCTGGCTTGCAGGGCAACTCAGTTCCTATGAACTGGGTAGAGGCGGGAAGGCCCTACTTGGAAGAGGAGAGCATGAGCTGGCGGGAGGTCTTCTGAAAATGGCGGCTCAAGAGCAGCGCGAAGACGGGACTTACCCTAGCCTTCACCAGTCCGGGCACACCTGCCTAAAAGGCCTGTTAGAGATGGCCTCTGCATGGTTTAGGGCCGGGGATCTGGTAGCCGGGGAACGGGCCTTTGGGGCCTTTTTGAAGAGTTTCGGAAAGGGCCAGTTTTTTTCGTCACCCACCTCCCCGTATGCGGGGCCAGAGGCGCTGATTCATGCAACAACGTTTTTAGAAACGTTGAGGGACCGTGTCACCTGCACCTTCGAGGCGACGGCAATGCGGTTTCCCAAGAGCATCGCCAGTGATGACGGTCGTTTCAAAATTGTAGATGAACTGGTAGCAAAACACCGGCCTAAAGTGGTGGCGGATATCGGTTGTGGAAAAGGACGCTTTATCAGGCTGCTAAAGGAAAGATATCCGGAGATCAATGCGATTGCCGTGGATCTCTCCACCACGATGCTGGAGGAGTTGCCTTCCGAAATCACCGCCCGTCAAGGGACTTTGCTCAACACCAGTCTGGCCACTGGTTCTGTGGATCTGGTGTTTTGTGTGGAGGCACTCGAGCACGCGCTAAACACTCGTGCGGGCGTTCAAGAGCTTGCCCGGATCACTGCTCCGTCAGGCGTTCTTGTCATCATCGACAAGGATGTAAAGAAACTGGGAACCCTGCAGATTTGCGACTGGGAACAATGGTTTGACCGCGAAGTGCTGTCAGGCTGGATGAAGGAAGAAGGCTTTCGAGTGACCGTGCTGGATCGGATTGATCATGGTGGAATCTCCGGAGAAGACAGACTATTCCTGGCCTGGGTGGGTGAAAATTCCCAAAACACAGAATCTCAACGCACATTGACAGAGTAATATGCAGACCTTTAGATATGCAGCCAGGATCCTCCACAAAAAAAGCCATCGCTGGGGCGCGACGTGGGAGGCGCAACGGGAAATGATGCGAGAGCGGATCTTTGGGGTGTCCCAGGATCCGGGACCAGAAAAGGCGGTGGAGGCCTGCCTAGAGTGGCTCCTCCAAGCTCAGGAAAAATCTGCATCCGGTGATGGCGGAGTGGCCCGGCATTACAGTCTGGTCAGCGGTTGGGGAGCCTCATATCCTGAAACAACGGGTTACATCATACCGACCATTCTGGACCATGCGCACCGACGTCAATGTTCCAGACTGAAGGCCGCCGCCGCCCGCATGTTGGAATGGCTGGTTTCCATTCAAATGCCCAACGGGGCCTTCCGTGGCAGCCACATGCATTCACCTGTGGAAGCACCCGTCGTGTTCGACACAGGGCAGATCCTTATTGGCCTCTCGGTCGGAATGAAAAATTTTGGGTTGTCTTATGAGGATCCTGTAAAACGCGCCTCACGCTGGCTAATAGAGGTGCAGGATGCGGATGGTGCCTGGCGCCATCCCAACCCTTTTGTCGCAGGTGGAGATCACGTCTGGGAGACTCACGTCGCCTGGGGTTTGCTGGAGGCTTCAAGGTCCACTGGCGTGGCAGCTTATGGTGAGGCCGGGTTGCGAAACATGCGTTGGGCCGTTTCTCGGCAACTTCCCAATGGTTGGTATCAAGACTGTGGCATGGGGGATGATAACGACAATCCGCTGACGCACACCCTGGCCTATACCCTCAGGGGTATACTGGAAGGTTATCGGTTCTCCGGTGATCCGGCCCTCCTTGCGGCCGCTGTCCAGACGGCAGACGGGCTTCTTTCCGCTCGTGACAAGGACGGAGCTCTGCCGGGCCAATTGGACAAAAATTGGAAAGGCACCGTTCGCTGGATCTGCCTGACCGGACTTTCCCAGACCGCGATTTGCTGGTTGATGCTTTATCAAGATACGGGTCGCGAGGACTACCTCAATGCGGCGTTTACAGCCAACCGCTATGTTCGAAGCACTCTCCGACTTGAAGGCCCCTCCGAGCTGAGAGGAGGTGTCAAAGGCTCCTTGCCGGTCAACGGAGAATACTGTCGTTTCCAGTTTATAAACTGGGCGTGCAAATTTCTGATTGATGCTTGCACGCTCGAAATGGATATCCGAGCTGCTCGCTCCGCCCTTCCCCGGGGGTAGTTTAAAATTGCCAGCTGAGGTGCGCCAAAATCTTGGACCACGAAAATAAGGCCCCACTCAAATTGAGCACCGTGATCCGAAAACGTTATAGCACTGACTTAAAGCCCTGGCCCTGGAGCTGGTCAGCCTTGGCAATACCGTCCCTCAGGTGGCCCAGGAGCTGAGCATCAGCACCAGCTCTTTTACCGCTGGGCCCAACCCCAAGGCCAGTCGGCGCAGCTCGGGATCGCAGCCTCTCTTACCCCGCCGGGGCGGGGCGAAGCGGACGAGCTGCGCCGACTACGACCTCCTACACATTGAGTGCGACATTAAAAAAAGCCTCAGCCATCCTCGGCACACAAACCCTGCCCACATCCTTAGGAACATCCTACAACTTCACCCCCAGACAGGGGCAGCATCCGCCAGATCTGCCAGGAACTGGGCCTGCCCCTCAGCAGCTTTTACCACGCCGCCATCGTTATCAGACACCCGACAGTTTGAAACCCAAGCCCAAATCCAGACCCATAACCAATCTATAAATTAAGCGACACGGGTCAAGAAATGCGCTGCACTTCATTGTCAGTGGATTCGAGTGTTATGACATTCATTTTGACCCAAATAGCAGGCCATTTTTGTGTCAAAAACCAGATCCATTGTTACTGAAATATTCACCTCCTGAAGTCACAAAAAATACCTGGTTTTGATGATTGATGGCCCAAGCTTCCCCGAAGGCACCTCAATACAAATCCTCCACCTCGGAGGTGGCGGGGGCGGTTTCAGATTCATCGCCGGAATCGGGGGCCTGCCAGAGGCCGGGCTCCACGTGGCCGAAGACGCGGGGGAGAGTGGCGGTGAGGTGGGTGAGCTGGCGCTCGAGCTCGCGCACGAAGGCTTCGATGGCGGGGCCGAACTGGCCTTTGGCCAGGGAGCCGGAGGCGGCGGTGAGGCAGACTTCCAGGCTGAGCTCGCTGAGGAGGGGCTCCAGGCCGTAGCCGATCATGGTCACGGCGCGCCGGCGCGGGGTGTCCAGGAGCAGGAGGACGCCGTGATTGTCCCCGGCCCGCTCGACGGCGCTGAAGAGGCTGGCGCGGTTAAACAGCCAGAAGGCCTGGATGGCCAGGGGCACCTGGGGGGGCACTTCCATGAGCACGGCGGCAAAGCTGAGCTGGGGGAAGCGCTGGTGCAGGGCATGGACGGTCTTCAGCACCTCCCGCCGCCGGCCGGCGGAAAGCGTCCGCGCGACATCTGCCAGGGGTGCGTCCAGCATGGGCGGAATGCCCATGACGGGGCCCAGGGCATCGAGGCTGAAGCCGCACTGGCCACAGGAGGCATCGTGCTCCAGTGCAGGGGTTCGGCAGGCAGGGCAGCGCATGGGTGAGTGTGACCGCTTCGTTCACCGCCTGCAAAAGCTTTCACCGCGCAGTTATATTTACGCAGGCTCTCCCACAACTGGCAGATACGGATCTTCATGCAGCACCGGTTTTTTGGAGCCGCTGAGAATCAGAATCCATTCCCGCAGACAGCCCAGGAAAATAATACTCACGGCAATCAGGAAAAAACCGGTCACCCAGGCATTTACCATTCCGTTGAACTTTAGATGCCCCCAGTTGGACAGTTCCGTCGCGGTGCCCCCCGCTGCGATCTTGGCGGCATAGAAATCAGCCTGAGCCAAGAAACCCATGCGGGGGTCTGCATCGAAGAGCTTGATGAAGCCCGCCGAAAAAGTCGCCGTCATCAGGAGTGCCAGAGGAGCCAACGTCACGGCGGTGTATCGGGCCTTGCCCATTTTGATCAGGATAGTGGTACCCAGACAGAAGGCGATCACGGCCAGCAACTGGTTGGCAATGCCAAACAGCGGCCACAGGGTATTGATACCGCCCAGCGGATCCACCACGCCCTGATAAAGGAAATAACCCCACATGGAAACCAGGAGGGCGCTGGCGAAGACGTTGGCTGGGAGGCTCTTGGTATTGCCCAGGGGCTTCCACATATTTCCCATGAAGTCCTGGAGAATGAAGCGCCCTACGCGGGTGCCGGCGTCAATGGTGGTCAGGATGAACAGCGCTTCAAACATGATGGCAAAGTGGTACCAGAAACCCATCCACTGGGCACCAAAGGCACGGGCAAACATCTGCGCCATGCCGACGGCAAAGGTGGGCGCACCGCCAGTGCGGCCAAACATGGTGGGTTCTTCCACATCAGCGGCAAGCTTGTTCATGCCTTCCATCGTGACCGGGTAGCCTGCGGCATTGATCGTCGCAACGACCGCTTCAGGGGCCTGGCTGTTGTTGATGCCGGCATTGATGGCGAAGTATTCACCGGGCTGTAGGGCACAGGCGGCGATGAGGGCCATCAGGGCCACGAGCATCTCGGTGACCATGGCACCGTATGCGACGCTGCGGATGGAGTCTTCACGATCCAGCAACTTCGGCGTGGTGCCGCTGGAAATGAGCGCGTGGAAGCCGGAGATGGCGCCACAAGCAATGGTGATGAACACAAAGGGGAAAACTTTTCCAAAGAAGACCAGGCCCTCACCGCTGCTGGCAAAGGGAGTGATCTTGGGCATATGCAGTTCCGGAGCCACCCAGAGAACGGTCAGCGCCAGCACCGCCACAGTGCCGATTTTCATGAAGGTGCTCAGGTAGTCGCGCGGAGCCAGCAACATCCACACGGGCAGCACGGAGGCGGCGAAACCGTAGATCATGATGGCCCAGGCCATCCACTCGCCTTTTTGCAGGAAATAGCTCTCAATGCCCCAGGCATCGAGCTTGCTGCCTGCCCAGACGCTGACCAGCAGGCCGACGATGCCAAAGATGGTAATATCGCGGACGCTAACTTTAAAAATGGTGTGCGCCACGCCCATGATGAAGGCCAGCGGGATGGTCATGGCGATGGTGAACAGGCCCCAAGGGCTGTGGGCCAGGGCCTTCACGACCACGAGGCTCAGTACGGCCAGAAGGATGGTCATAATCACCAGCACGGAAACCATGGTCACAAAACCAACAACCGGATTCACCTCATCCTTCAGCATCTGGCCCAAGGACTTGCCCCCGCGGCGGATGGAGGCAAACATCACAATCGCATCATGCACCCCACCGCCCAGGGTGGCCCCGACCAGAATCCAGAGCATGCCTGGCAGGTAACCAAACTGCGCGGCCAGCACCGGGCCTACCAGCGGCCCCGGACCGGCGATGGCTGCAAAGTGGTGGCCAAAGACGACCCATTTGTTGGTAGGGACATAATCTTTACCGTCTTGCTTGGTGTGCGCAGGCGTGGCGCGTTCCTTGTCCAAAACCAAAACCTTCGTGATCAGCCACTTGCTGTAAAACC is part of the Prosthecobacter sp. SYSU 5D2 genome and encodes:
- a CDS encoding DUF5069 domain-containing protein, with product MAFPLRSPRDMVGGIMVFGRILDKIRLNAREGSLPPGYHLDVIPGSRTFDDRICCLLGVDFAALSQRTLEGGTDEEVLEWCFENGRTPDKEHIELFNGFMMKRGWRDAATPGLIQQRAEAGLGDREDIVTFFDLMDVEEGRAP
- a CDS encoding type II toxin-antitoxin system VapC family toxin, with amino-acid sequence MRILDTDHCIEILRGREEIIRKRRSIYDEVATTIITACELYYGAAKSAKPLENKRAVDAFLKTLRVLGMDQHAAQFFGLFKADIEKIGRGLADADMMIGSIARAHNAIVITGNTRHFERMPGLTLENWSQQIL
- a CDS encoding Arc family DNA-binding protein, with protein sequence MTAFTLKSLPETLIESLRSAAERAHRSLNKEIIHRLERSFDKPATPMKIENWDEYRVNEQADAWDKLAGTWESDVSVEAEIEALYAARTPGREITL
- a CDS encoding c-type cytochrome; this encodes MACHSIDGSTVGKVGPSWKGICGTERILGKGGKSALADEAYLRESITDPNAKVVKGFEKFDTGMPIYAGILNESQIESLVQYIKSLSLK
- a CDS encoding DUF6797 domain-containing protein; amino-acid sequence: MSAKASPKINITPCGLILNIGHNFWTCFDTDLLRISAIWEGEEDKALLTPDALAPGSYHIAGQKTKDGQEYLPKPVGNVWLTTGIYPGWQIGEKPSFTDPLEPGPSLDEVGRGGLSGSSFSGMKAGGSGILSPTGKKSLLFRDTFSFRRTRNTSCSCWAPL
- a CDS encoding class I SAM-dependent methyltransferase, which produces MSYPKSTPSVEAFNAALANLKRSLSPNLAGKTPPSSKDYYARLQAIPLLIWWGERKLANAYAQDIFTKETESGWPKGDELLELELTHRFLTAEDLMLDDVVERLLVRIEAEVAELQSPRPNAQEVSSHLKTRWLAGQLSSYELGRGGKALLGRGEHELAGGLLKMAAQEQREDGTYPSLHQSGHTCLKGLLEMASAWFRAGDLVAGERAFGAFLKSFGKGQFFSSPTSPYAGPEALIHATTFLETLRDRVTCTFEATAMRFPKSIASDDGRFKIVDELVAKHRPKVVADIGCGKGRFIRLLKERYPEINAIAVDLSTTMLEELPSEITARQGTLLNTSLATGSVDLVFCVEALEHALNTRAGVQELARITAPSGVLVIIDKDVKKLGTLQICDWEQWFDREVLSGWMKEEGFRVTVLDRIDHGGISGEDRLFLAWVGENSQNTESQRTLTE
- a CDS encoding carbon starvation CstA family protein, with translation MPKVLRILLWTAISALGAAGVAVSALNNDEPINALWLVVAGACSFAVAYRFYSKWLITKVLVLDKERATPAHTKQDGKDYVPTNKWVVFGHHFAAIAGPGPLVGPVLAAQFGYLPGMLWILVGATLGGGVHDAIVMFASIRRGGKSLGQMLKDEVNPVVGFVTMVSVLVIMTILLAVLSLVVVKALAHSPWGLFTIAMTIPLAFIMGVAHTIFKVSVRDITIFGIVGLLVSVWAGSKLDAWGIESYFLQKGEWMAWAIMIYGFAASVLPVWMLLAPRDYLSTFMKIGTVAVLALTVLWVAPELHMPKITPFASSGEGLVFFGKVFPFVFITIACGAISGFHALISSGTTPKLLDREDSIRSVAYGAMVTEMLVALMALIAACALQPGEYFAINAGINNSQAPEAVVATINAAGYPVTMEGMNKLAADVEEPTMFGRTGGAPTFAVGMAQMFARAFGAQWMGFWYHFAIMFEALFILTTIDAGTRVGRFILQDFMGNMWKPLGNTKSLPANVFASALLVSMWGYFLYQGVVDPLGGINTLWPLFGIANQLLAVIAFCLGTTILIKMGKARYTAVTLAPLALLMTATFSAGFIKLFDADPRMGFLAQADFYAAKIAAGGTATELSNWGHLKFNGMVNAWVTGFFLIAVSIIFLGCLREWILILSGSKKPVLHEDPYLPVVGEPA